The following are from one region of the Gossypium hirsutum isolate 1008001.06 chromosome D03, Gossypium_hirsutum_v2.1, whole genome shotgun sequence genome:
- the LOC107918432 gene encoding probable trehalose-phosphate phosphatase F has product MDSKSNHSSPVLTDPIPINKSRLGIHSNLLSYPQSGGSLSPGKYKMTPRKKPAKLDDVRSNGWLDAMKSSSPPCKKLIKGFNIEVPADDIDIAYHSWMIKYPSALKSFEEISRHAKNKKIAVFLDYDGTLSPIVDDPDRAFMSDAMRSAVRNVAKYFPTAIISGRSRDKVYELVGLTELFYAGSHGMDIMGPVKHTESDDGHPNRVRSIDQEGKEVNLFQPAREFIPMIDEVFRTLVENTKDIKGAKVENHKFCTSVHYRNVEEKNWPIIAQCVHDILKDYPRLRLTHGRKVLEVRPVIDWNKGKAVEFLLESLGLSDRDDVLPIYIGDDKTDEDAFKVLKEGNMGYGILVSSVPKESNAIFSVRDPSEVKKFLKALVRWKRLEEA; this is encoded by the exons ATGGATTCTAAGTCTAATCATTCATCTCCTGTTCTTACCGATCCGATTCCGATAAACAAGTCAAGGTTAGGCATTCATTCAAATCTGCTTTCATATCCACAATCTGGTGGATCTTTGTCCCCTGGTAAGTATAAGATGACTCCTAGGAAGAAACCTGCAAAACTCGATGATGTTCGGTCTAATGGTTGGTTGGATGCTATGAAATCTTCGTCTCCCCCTTGTAAGAAGTTGATCAAGGGGTTCAATATTGAGGTTCCCGCTGATGATATCGATATTGCTTATCATTCCTGGATG ATTAAATATCCATCTGCACTTAAATCTTTTGAGGAAATCTCGAGACATGCCAAGAACAAGAAGATAGCTGTTTTCCTAGATTATGATGGTACTCTTTCTCCTATCGTAGATGATCCAGATCGAGCTTTTATGTCTGATGCT ATGCGTTCTGCTGTGAGAAACGTCGCGAAGTATTTTCCGACAGCTATTATTAGTGGCAGAAGTCGTGATAAG gtTTATGAATTGGTAGGACTAACTGAACTTTTTTATGCTGGTAGTCATGGGATGGACATTATGGGCCCTGTGAAACATACAGAGTCTGATGATGGCCATCCAAACCGTGTTAGATCAATTGACCAAGAG GGCAAGGAGGTAAACCTTTTCCAGCCTGCTAGAGAATTCATACCTATGATTGACGAG GTTTTTAGAACCCTTGTCGAGAACACTAAAGATATTAAGGGTGCAAAGGTTGAGAATCACAAGTTTTGCACCTCAGTACATTACCGTAACGTAGAAGAAAAG AACTGGCCTATTATTGCGCAATGCGTTCATGATATTCTGAAAGACTATCCTCGTTTGCGATTAACGCATGGACGGAAGGTTTTAGAGGTCCGTCCTGTGATTGACTGGAATAAAGGGAAGGCGGTTGAATTTCTGCTTGAATCTCTTG GGCTAAGTGATAGAGATGATGTGCTCCCAATCTATATTGGAGATGACAAAACTGATGAGGATGCGTTTAAG GTCTTAAAGGAAGGAAATATGGGTTATGGAATCTTGGTATCTTCAGTGCCTAAAGAAAGCAATGCAATTTTCTCTGTCAGGGACCCATCAGAG GTGAAGAAATTTCTGAAGGCACTGGTGAGATGGAAGAGGCTTGAAGAAGCTTGA
- the LOC107918729 gene encoding NAC domain-containing protein 7-like isoform X1: MNTFSHVPPGFRFHPTDEELVNYYLRKKIASKKIDLDVIKDVDLYKIEPWDLQELCRIGSEEQNEWYFFSHKDKKYPTGTRTNRATKAGFWKATGRDKPIYSRLSLIGMRKTLVFYKGRAPNGQKSDWIMHEYRLETNENGTPQEEGWVVCRVFKKRMTTVRKMGEYESSCWYDDQVSFIQELESPRRITQPYVAAAATTYHHHHHFPCKQELELQYNFPHDPFLQLPQLESPKVPQSTAPSISCNSVIPYNGTSTLQSSTLTHEEHLHNLNSLYNNNTIDQQQQAVDQVTDWRVLDKFVASQLSHEEGSKENNYTTNAAAAAATSYHVAEQINLPTNESKRADIGHHHQEYASTSTSSCQIDLWK; the protein is encoded by the exons ATGAATACTTTTTCACACGTTCCCCCAGGCTTTCGGTTCCATCCTACAGACGAAGAGCTCGTTAATTATTACTTGAGAAAAAAGATTGCTTCGAAAAAGATAGACCTAGATGTGATCAAAGATGTTGATCTTTATAAAATTGAACCATGGGATCTTCAAG AATTGTGCAGAATAGGAAGTGAGGAGCAAAATGAATGGTACTTTTTTAGCCACAAAGACAAGAAGTATCCCACAGGGACTCGAACTAATAGGGCAACAAAAGCTGGGTTTTGGAAAGCAACGGGAAGGGACAAACCTATATACTCGAGGCTTAGTCTTATTGGGATGAGGAAAACCCTAGTGTTCTATAAAGGAAGAGCTCCTAATGGACAAAAATCAGATTGGATCATGCATGAGTATCGACTTGAAACTAATGAAAATGGTACTCCTCAG GAAGAAGGATGGGTGGTATGTAGGGTGTTCAAGAAACGAATGACAACAGTAAGAAAAATGGGTGAATATGAATCTTCATGTTGGTACGATGACCAAGTCTCCTTCATACAAGAACTTGAATCCCCAAGGCGAATAACTCAACCTTACGTTGCTGCCGCAGCAACAACATACCATCATCATCACCATTTCCCTTGCAAGCAAGAGCTCGAGTTACAATACAATTTTCCACACGACCCTTTCCTTCAACTCCCTCAACTTGAAAGCCCCAAAGTCCCACAATCAACCGCACCAAGCATCAGCTGCAACTCTGTCATCCCTTACAATGGGACCAGCACATTGCAGTCCTCAACGCTCACACATGAAGAACACTTGCACAACTTGAACTCACTTTACAACAATAACACCATCGATCAACAACAACAAGCTGTGGATCAAGTGACCGATTGGCGAGTGCTTGATAAATTCGTTGCTTCTCAGCTTAGCCATGAAGAAGGTTCCAAGGAAAACAACTATACTACCaatgcagcagcagcagcagctacCAGCTATCACGTGGCTGAACAAATAAATTTGCCGACCAATGAATCAAAAAGGGCAGATATTGGTCATCATCATCAAGAATATGCTTCTACATCCACTTCAAGTTGTCAAATTGATTTGTGGAAGTGA
- the LOC107920504 gene encoding uncharacterized protein, which yields MIHQAKLVKSKQKTYSNSLSSSSSSSNEEGERGYVKGVVTYMVIDDLMEKPMSTISSLALLNSFNVKDIEALQEKTIKIGMDEAVKLLKALLLSKTVLTDIFYGEEAHYV from the exons ATGATTCACCAGGCAAAACTTGTTAAGTCAAAGCAGAAAACATATTCTAATTCCTTGTCCTCATCATCAAGTTCATCAAATGAAGAAGGTGAGCGAGGGTATGTGAAAGGGGTGGTTACATATATGGTTATAGATGATCTTATGGAGAAGCCAATGTCAACTATTTCTAGTTTAGCTTTGCTTAATAGTTTTAATGTCAAAGATATTGAGGCACTCCAAGAGAAAACTATCAAAATCGGCATGGATGAG GCTGTGAAATTGTTGAAGGCATTGTTGCTGTCGAAGACTGTGCTTACTGATATATTCTACGGAGAGGAGGCACATTATGTGTAA
- the LOC107920503 gene encoding transaldolase-like produces the protein MSVTLKSPPSSFLSSSLPKSRLGFANGSSSSTLLFKFNRSFPVLRASSGSSSSVDTGLSTELDAVSTFSEIVPDTVIFDDFEKFPPTAATVSSSLLLGILSLPDTIFRNAVDMALADSTCSPLDNPELRLSCFVNKALVNVGGDLAKLVPGRVSTEVDARLAYDTHGIIRRVHDLLRLYDEIAVPPERLLFKIPSTWQGIEASRLLESEGIQTHLTFVYSFAQAAAAAQAGASVIQIFVGRVRDWARSHSGDPEIEAAIQRGEDPGLALVTKAYNYIHKYGHKSKLMAAAVRNKRDIFSLLGVDYIIAPLKVLQSLKESITSPDEKYSYDRRLSPQSAARYDFTAEELTKWDQLSLASAMGPASVELLAAGLDGYVNQAKRVEELLDKIWPPPNV, from the exons ATGTCAGTCACCTTGAAATCTCCgccttcttcatttctttcatCTTCTTTACCTAAATCAAGATTGGGATTTGCAAATGGGTCATCTTCTTCAACTCTACTCTTCAAATTCAACAGATCTTTTCCAGTTCTTCGTGCCTCTTCTGGTTCCTCTTCTTCTGTTGACACTG GTTTGAGTACTGAATTGGATGCTGTGTCTACTTTCAGTGAGATAGTTCCTGATACTGTGAtctttgatgattttgaaaa gTTTCCACCAACTGCTGCAACTGTTAGCTCTTCATTGTTGTTGGGCATTTTGAGCCTTCCAGATACTATTTTTAGA AATGCCGTGGATATGGCTTTGGCGGATTCGACATGTTCTCCGCTGGACAATCCTGAACTGAGGTTGTCTTGTTTTGTTAACAAG GCTTTAGTAAATGTTGGTGGTGACTTGGCAAAGCTAGTTCCTGGTCGAGTTTCAACTGAAGTGGATGCACGCTTGGCTTACGATACACATGGAATTATTAGGAGG GTGCATGACTTGCTGAGGCTGTATGATGAGATTGCCGTTCCTCCAGAACGCTTGTTGTTTAAAATTCCTTCAACTTGGCAA GGAATAGAAGCCTCGAGACTGCTCGAATCTGAGGGTATACAAACACATTTGACTTTTGTTTATAG CTTTGCTCAAGCTGCAGCTGCAGCCCAAGCTGGTGCTTCTGTTATTCAGATTTTTGTCGGCCGTGTTAGG GACTGGGCACGCAGTCATTCCGGTGACCCTGAGATCGAAGCTGCTATTCAAAGAGGAGAGGACCCTGGATTGGCTCTG GTGACAAAAGCTTATAACTACATTCATAAATATGGACATAAATCAAAGCTTATGGCTGCAGCTGTTCGGAACAAGCGGGATATATTTAGTTTGCTGGG GGTTGACTATATCATTGCACCATTGAAGGTATTGCAGTCACTCAAAGAATCAATTACTTCTCCTGACGAGAAGTATTCTTACGATAGGAGGTTGTCCCCACAGTCTGCTGCCAGATATGATTTCACCGCCGAAGAG CTCACAAAGTGGGATCAACTAAGCCTTGCATCAGCCATGGGACCTGCATCGGTGGAGCTTCTGGCTGCAGGACTGGATGGATACGTTAATCAAGCAAAGCGAGTTGAGGAATTGCTCGACAAGATTTGGCCACCTCCAAATGTCTAA